The Granulicella sp. 5B5 nucleotide sequence CAACTCCGCGTTCACGGTTCAACTCTCATACAGGCCTACAGGGAGAACACAATGATGCACAACTCTGTCGCAATGATGGCACCGGAAGAATCCGATCAAACACTGGATTACGATTTGGATGCGGAGCTTGCCTTCAGGCCGCCGCCTGAGAGCAACACCCATTGGGCCGTGCGCGCTATGCTCTTGTGGCGTCATCGCTCGCTGCTCGCGCGTGTTACGGTAATTTCCTTTCTGGTGAGCCTCGGTCTCGCCTTCGTTATCCCGAAGCAGTACACCGCTGTAACAAGCATCATGCCACCGGAGCCGCAAGGTTCGGGCGCAATGGTGCTCGCGGCCCTTGCAGGAAAAAGCGGCGGGTTAGGTGCGCTGGGCAGTCTGGCTGGTGGATTACTCGGCGACCACGCAAGCACGTTTCTCTATATCAGCCTTCTCGAAAGCGGGACCGTCAGTAGCCACCTCATCGACAAGTTCAACCTGATGCACGTCTATCACAGCCGCTATAGGGTCAATGCGGCGAAACATCTCGCCCATCTCACCACGATCAGCGACGACAAGAAAAGCGGCGTCATCACAATCAAGGTGGAAGACCGTGATCCCGTGCGAGCGCGGAATATCGCACAGGCATATCTGGACGAACTGAATCGAATTCTCACAAAGACCAGCACCTCGTCCGCGCATCAGGAGCGCGTATTTATTGAGAACAGACTGCATTCGGTGCAAGTCGATCTTGAGCAGGCACAGCTGCAGCTAAGCGAATTCTCAAGCAAGAACAACACCGTTG carries:
- a CDS encoding Wzz/FepE/Etk N-terminal domain-containing protein, producing the protein MMHNSVAMMAPEESDQTLDYDLDAELAFRPPPESNTHWAVRAMLLWRHRSLLARVTVISFLVSLGLAFVIPKQYTAVTSIMPPEPQGSGAMVLAALAGKSGGLGALGSLAGGLLGDHASTFLYISLLESGTVSSHLIDKFNLMHVYHSRYRVNAAKHLAHLTTISDDKKSGVITIKVEDRDPVRARNIAQAYLDELNRILTKTSTSSAHQERVFIENRLHSVQVDLEQAQLQLSEFSSKNNTVDIREQTRAMVDSGARVQAELLVEQSGLQSLRQIYGDGNVRVRETEARIASLKSDLQKMTGSSAPLSANTAISDSASVAGDGSDSLYPPLRQLPRLAVPYADLYRRVKVQEAVFELLTQQYEIARIEEAKDLPVVRVIDSPGVPEKKSFPPRLLLTLLLTLLSLAATAFILVVREQWGGVDPGDPRKLLAAEVLPVLASYIRISPKSRGDHA